A stretch of the Xiphias gladius isolate SHS-SW01 ecotype Sanya breed wild chromosome 21, ASM1685928v1, whole genome shotgun sequence genome encodes the following:
- the ghrl gene encoding ghrelin/obestatin prepropeptide isoform X2: MFLKRNTCWLFFLLCSLTLWCKSTNAGSSFLSPSQKPQNKGKSSRIGRQVMEEPSQPTEDRPITVRAPFEIGITMTAEDFEEYSVVLQEIIQRVLGYTDTAERPSRL, from the exons atgtttttgaaaagaaacacctgctggctgttttttctgctgtgttctCTGACCTTGTGGTGCAAGTCGACCAATGCAGGCTCCAGTTTTCTCAGCCCTTCACAAAAACCTCAG AACAAGGGGAAGTCTTCCAGAATCGGCCGCCAAGTCATGGAGGAGCCTAGTCAACCCACTGAGGACCGCCCCATCACA GTAAGGGCCCCCTTTGAAATTGGCATCACCATGACAGCAGAGGACTTTGAGGAGTACAGCGTGGTGCTGCAGGAGATCATTCAGCGTGTGCTGggatacacagacacagcag aaagaCCATCAAGACTTTGA
- the ghrl gene encoding ghrelin/obestatin prepropeptide isoform X1 encodes MFLKRNTCWLFFLLCSLTLWCKSTNAGSSFLSPSQKPQNKGKSSRIGRQVMEEPSQPTEDRPITQVRAPFEIGITMTAEDFEEYSVVLQEIIQRVLGYTDTAERPSRL; translated from the exons atgtttttgaaaagaaacacctgctggctgttttttctgctgtgttctCTGACCTTGTGGTGCAAGTCGACCAATGCAGGCTCCAGTTTTCTCAGCCCTTCACAAAAACCTCAG AACAAGGGGAAGTCTTCCAGAATCGGCCGCCAAGTCATGGAGGAGCCTAGTCAACCCACTGAGGACCGCCCCATCACA CAGGTAAGGGCCCCCTTTGAAATTGGCATCACCATGACAGCAGAGGACTTTGAGGAGTACAGCGTGGTGCTGCAGGAGATCATTCAGCGTGTGCTGggatacacagacacagcag aaagaCCATCAAGACTTTGA